The following nucleotide sequence is from Bacteroidales bacterium.
AAAGACGGGCGAAGTGATTTATTTAAAGCCATAGCAGAAATATGGGACAGTTTTGAATTATTGATAAATAATGTAGGAACCAATATCAGAAAAAAAGCCGTAGAATTTTCTTTAGAAGAATACGAATATATTATGGCTACCAACATGACATCTAATTTTGAAATGTCACGATTATCTTATCCGTTTTTAAAAGCAACCAAAGATGCTGCAATTGTAAATTTATTATCTGTTGCTGGATTTACACATTTACGAACCGGTCCTCCCTACGGAATGAGCAAAGCTGCTCTTCATCAATTAACCAAAAATTTAGCCGTTGAGTGGGCAAAAGATGGAATTCGTGTTAATGCGGTAGCGCCTTGGTACACCAAAACCCCATTGGTAGAAAAGCTTTTGCAAGACAAAGATTATTATAAAGACATTTTGGATCATACACCTATGGGACGAATTGCTGAAGCTGAAGAGG
It contains:
- a CDS encoding SDR family oxidoreductase → MNKNKWRLDGKRAVITGGTKGIGLAVANEILDLGGEVFIVARDQNLINKKIEEWKQQGFKAFGVAADVSTKDGRSDLFKAIAEIWDSFELLINNVGTNIRKKAVEFSLEEYEYIMATNMTSNFEMSRLSYPFLKATKDAAIVNLLSVAGFTHLRTGPPYGMSKAALHQLTKNLAVEWAKDGIRVNAVAPWYTKTPLVEKLLQDKDYYKDILDHTPMGRIAEAEEVSSLVAYLCMPAASYITGQSIAVDGGFLIQGF